In Pagrus major chromosome 23, Pma_NU_1.0, the genomic window tgtgttcagtgtgttgtcaAGGGATATGGACCGCAAACAGAGGAAACATTCCTGCTGCGATAAATGATACAGGCGTCTTGAGTGCCACTTTGGGAATGCCTGACATGATGATTAGGGTGATCTTAACACATTGCACAGATGGAAATATAGCAGCCGGGGTTGACGTATTTTTTATATGTCAGGGTAAGGaaagtgtgtatatgtgtgtgtgtgagccagagagggagaggttgATGGGAAAGGTTAGTAGCTGAGTTCAAGTTCAAGTCCAAAGGGTTAGCTTAAGTTTCATAGATGTGGGTTCTGCAGGGTGAGCAGATCAGACAGCTGTTCCCTAATGATACTTTCCCAGATTAACATGTAAGAAAAGACTCGGGGTCACCCCATCCCATGCACCCCCACCAACGATGCCCCTCTCAAGGCTACCACTGCCTTGGGTGCAACCTTTTTCTTGCACAATATCCTCTAACATTTGTACCGCACCGTGTCAAAGATACTTTCCAGTTGCTACTTGAATGGAAAAACTGTTGAGTGAGGAGTCCTTTTCAAGTGTGTCGAGGTCTTGCACACATCTTGCATGCCCTCTCCCCATCTGTCCATCAAGTAATAAACCCTTGTGCGCTTCTCTTCTGTTCAGGCTTTCACAATCATTGACCAGAACAGAGATGGTATCATCAGCAAAGATGATCTGAGGGACGTGCTGGCTTCAATGGGTGAGCGGCATTGTGATAAATCCATGTGTGACTATGTGTTTCATGGTTGCTTGTACTAATGTGGACATTTTTCGGGTTGTTTAGGCCAACTGAACGTGAAGAATGAGGAGCTGGAGGCCATGATCAAGGAGGCCAGCGGCCCCATCAACTTCACCGTCTTCCTCACCATGTTCGGCGAGAAGCTGAAGGGTAGGCATCTCATTTTCACCAGCTGTCactccacagatgttgtgttcGACATTACGTACATTACACTGAGGGTCACTACTGTATATTCAGTCATCAGTACActactcaagtacaaatacacattgtTGCTCATACTGctatacttttacttaagtaacattTGAATGTAGCACCTTCACTCATAATGGAGTACTTTTATTTCTACTGCGTTTACTTTaacaaacctcctcctcctgtcgtCACCAGGTGCTGACCCCGAGGACGTTATCCTTAGCGCCTTCAAGGTCCTGGACCCCGAGGGTACTGGAAGCATCAAGAAGGAATTGTGAGCCCTTTTTAATAATCACCTTATTTGTTTATCTACcagtgtatttttgtgtttttataagtTGGAAAATGACcgaaataaactaaactaaaaaggACTTTAATGTTCATCACACGTGTCTAGATTGTATGGATTCAAATTTGTtgactctttctgtttttctgttccaGCCTTGAGGAGCTCCTGACCACTCAGTGCGACAGGTTCTCCAAGGACGAGGTAAACTCATCAACCTGTTAGAGGAATACTACTTGTTTTTGGCAGACTGGCTCATTGGTATCATTGCCAGCTGTTACTCAATATATCCCAAAGAGCAAGGGAGGTTCTCCCTtaatttcaaaagaaaaagtgcaCTAATATATCCATCCATTTTTAAGACTGAGTGGTTACTTATTTGATAATATATTATTTGAGCAGAATATTATGAGtcaaaacaataaagttaaaGTTGTGCTCAAATCCTAGCAGTTTTGCTAAGGAAGCTGcctttaaagtgtgtgtgctcaactttaaaaagaaaaaaggatatCTCGACCAATTGATCAAAAATATGTATCCCTTTAAATACTCTAACTAAGATCCCCTGTCATGCTAAATTTCCTACCCTCATTTCCTCCCTCAGATCAAGAACATGTGGGCCGCCTTCCCCCCAGATGTTGCCGGCAACGTAGACTACAAGAACATCTGCTATGTCATCACACacggagaggagaaggaggagtaAAGACTAAGCTAGAAGACAAGAAAGACAACAATCCCTTTGCTATCCTGCCTTCCCTGCCCtgttctttcctcctcttcctccctgctcACCTTTTGTGTACGCCCATGTGCTCAGCCGCTCATGTTCAAACCAAAGACTTGTCACGCTGACACATGAGAGTGCCGATGCCCGTGGGATGTCTATGTTTGCTTATGGGGAATAGGGTTGATTTTCAATAAAATTATCCTGTAACATCATTTCCATCCACAAGCTTTTCTCAAAAACCTTTTCTTTCCTTGCAACCATCTTCCATCTTCTCACCTCTATATCTCTACCTGCTGTCACTTCAGCCTCTGAGGTGTGTGAATGAAGTGTGTCCCTCTGCTTCCCCTCAGTATCTGAGGAGAAGACACCAGAAGGGTGGGGGGGGACACACAAAGCATGAGGGCCTCATTCCAAATTTTGAAGATGTCCTCTCAGAGTGAAATaggtgagaggagggagaccaTTTGCAGGTtagagaggaaaaaagttgCCTCCTTAAAGTGACGACAACTTTTTTCcttgaaaagtgaaaaaaaaaaaagactgaaggagaggagagaaaggggcgaaagaaaacattcaaatctTCGATTTCTTTCCCTCCGCTCCTTCCTGCATCCAACAAATCATCTCTCTTTTCCATAAGCTCTCAGCACAACTCGACTCTTCCTCACCTTTCCTCTGTAATGAATAAAAGGGACAAACTGTGAATAAAATCTCTTTCCTTTTGTACAATAGCGTCTCTGTTCAGTTGGCTCTGTGGGACAGGGTGAAAGGGAGAAAACAAGTCTGGTGAAATAATTAGCTAAATCTCTCATGAACACACATctagtgacatctagtggagCTTCTTTGCACCTGCATGTACAGACAGGAGCCTGAAAGATAAATCTAATCCATGCAAATGCTGCTGCTCTAATAGTAAAGAAATTGATTTTATGTAGACACACAATATGACCACTGTTCATGATAATCATCCACATACAGAACACACCCCACACttcaaaacccaaaaacaaagacaaaaacaacatgatttaATATATTATGGTTTATTACTCATCACAAatgtcattatcatcatcaattAAATACATCAGTTGTAGATCTGAAGGAATGAATTCAATTAGCTatgattttatttcactttcgCCAGAGAGAGTGACATgtaaacttaaaaacacaaaagacataACGGCATGGGGAGAGAAACAGCTAAAACGCTTCTTTAAACATTTGCATCAGTGGGGTCATTCCCAATCAAATGTAACCAAGAACCACAAATTTAAGGATCATTGCAGAAATGCACAAAGGACCTGTAGAAATGGATTTCCTTGATTCTTGTCCTCAATATTGCAGAGGGAAGTGCTGATTCCACAAGCTAGCGAGAGGTTAATTTGAACTTCATGACATCTCGAGCCCTCTGAACAAAGAGAAATGACAACATCATTGAGGCATGAGCTGCGAGGACATATTGCTCATAAAATATTGTAGTCCACGGGCCTGAAAGTGTGCGCAGAAAAACCTACTGAAGCACAAATTTCATTATTCCCTGGCACCAATCTGATCGTCATTATTAGTGCTGCTGTCTGCACACTATCAACAGTCATGATGGAGGATGGTTTGCATAGATGTGTTCAATTTATCCTCACTAACACTACACTAATCTGTGCCTATAAATGCAGTGGCGTCAAAatagaggagggagggagtgtgtgatgtttatatatttaaatgacAGCCATGTAAAGACCTGAAATAagtgaaaaacaatgaatatgGAGGACATGTTGGCTACAATTACACGAAAGTCCCTCTAATCCTTAACTACAAAGACAGCACAGTTAAAGAGcatctatgttttttttttttgccatcatATGGTTTTATACTAACTACCTGGCACTATTCATCGTATACTGATGGGGTTCAGTGCAGTTTAAAGTATGcataaatattttacagtacagAACACTGAGTGTAAATAGGTTAGGGAGTTAGTCCATAAGTTATTATGAATGTTACAACACAACTTAGTGAGACAGACATACTTAAGATCTCGAATTAAAGGACTATTCAAATCACCTCAAAGTATATTATACAGTACGATTAAGACCTTCAACTCCCAAAACTTCTGTCTGAATCACTCATCTCACTGTTTGTTCTGTCGGAGGCCCATATTTCCACTCAAGTCTGTTTAATACTGCACTTCAGTAAACTGGAGACTCGTGAACCTAGAGTTGACCCAAACCAACAATGACAGTAAACTTAAATAATAGCAAAGACATGCATCAAGTTTGTTGTGTAAAAGCAGAGGACTTAGcgtgcaaagaaaaaaaaaaaggaaatcaaaaataaacacttaaatgaTCCCCCTGCAACTACACTGTGTGTAGCCAGCCATCATTCCAGTCAACCAGGTGTCTCTAACTCACATAGAAAAATAGTCAGAtcgaaaataataataatagtaattcATAATATACTATATTTGATTAAATTAACCACTTTGTACATAAATACAACAAAGCCCAAAGGTCAAAGATCAGAGGTTAATGCTACATTGGCACACCTGGCACCTCCAGTCAAGTGGCGTCCTATAAGTCCTTGAGGCACAGATTTCAAACTCTGAAACCGGCCTGTTGGCTCTCGTTTTCTACGTTACTACACTATCGGAGTGGTCGACTTCAGTGGTGCTTTGTGACAAAATCACAAGTGCAAAAATCATCCTTCATTCTCTTAAGATACTTGAAATCACATTCTAATGGGTGAATGAACATAAGTTCTTACCCATACTGAAATTTGgctaaataaaacacatatgTTGGATTTTGTTCGTCAAAagcaaaatacaatttttacaGATGGACATTTGGTCTGCAGGACTTGTGCACGGTCACTGCTGGGTATCGCATGTTTTCGCACGACCAGTTTATCCATAATGTTGAAAAGTCAACCTCGGACACAAAATTGCAAATGAGGcctgaaatcaaaacaataaaaagctccctgtgtgttgtttttgtcagagacaaaaaacacacataaacaaaccaTTACCACAGGCACCACTGCATGGTGTCTGgtcgttgttttttttaattttctccctctttcGTCTGTGGACATTCCTTGATTTTCCCCATGAGATTAATTCCAATGAATTTGGGGAAGAACCACACATGATTCAACGATGGTTTgacttgaggaaaaaaaagcaggcagactgaaaacagggagAGCCACATAGAACAGTAACACATTTCACTATACTACTAaggcacacactcactcacaacATTTAACATGACAATAAATACATCCTCAACAACATTACTAGCATTTCTGCCTCAGTGCCTGCGTTTGAGACGACTTCATagggttttcttttctttttgtcccaGGCATCCAAATAACCTGTCCACAGATGAGAACTGATGGGGTGTATGGAGTGTTAACAGGATCCTATGTTCTGTAGGTAGACTTTATTTACAAACTCTATGGCACCAAAACTATCTCTGCAAACCTTCAGTTCAACAATCGTTTGAGTCGATGTTTCTCTAACCACTGCCATCAAtctgattaaaataataaaaatgaaagaaaaacaaaataattttaaaaaactaaaaagagaTAATGACTGTAATCTTCTGAAAAATTATTCAGGTTCACAGTCCATGCTCCAGTTGAAAAAGGAAATTTGTCCCATCTTACTAAAACTCTGTGAAAAAGAAAGCGTTGAGTGAGGGGCAAAACCCCTCCCCCCGAGGTGCTATCAAAACCATGATCCAGTTTTCTCCACCATAGTCCTAGGACTACTTTAAGTCTTCAAAACAATGTGTTACACAGGAAGCCATCCCATCTTTTTATTAATCACTCTTTCTGTTTCTAGGGGTCTTTTGTTCCCCTGACCTCTTTTTTTGTTCAACGTCCCTTTTCATTATCCTGGAATGACGGGGAGGCAAACTAGGCCGAATCTCTCGCTCCTGTAGCTCCATTTTTGTCCTCGGCTTCTCCTCCCCCTTTGTCCTTTTTCTTCCcccctttcttcttttccttttctagcctctccttttccttcttgAGCCTCTCTTTTtcagccttttccttttctttcttttccttcattttcttcttctcatcatccttttccttcttcttgtcttccttgctcctcttcttcttcttccctccctcttcttctccagTTGTGGCATCAGCTGCAGGCGCCGCTTCTTTTTTTGAATCTGGACATGGCGGCAGAGGGGAATTGTTTGCAGTAGGAGAGGGGATAGTCGGAGTAATTTGCTCAGAGACGATCTTAGGTGAGGGGGCTAGAGCGGTGGCTGGAGGTGCTGTGCTTTGTGCTGGGGCAGGAGCCGTAGTCTGGCCCTGTGCTGTGGTGCCTTCTGAGGCCGGAGCAGGCCCACGTGATGAGCTAGCTGCACCCCCTACTAGTGGGCTCTGAATGTGGGGTGTGGGTGCCCTCTGACCTGCCCCTGGAGGAATGGGTGGTTTATGGCTGGGGCCTCGTCCTGGGCTTGATGTTACTGCAGGTGGGGACTGAGGTGGCAGGCCCTCCATTCCTGATGGCCCCGAGAAGGAGCTCTTCTTGTGGGAGTGGAAAGGAGCCTTGGACTTGCGGAAGCCAGGGAGTGAGAGGAGGCTGGAAGACGCCCTGAGGGGTCCTGGCGGAGGGATCGGGCTTCCCAGGAAAGAGAAGCTGCCGCCGGAGCTGATGGAGGCAGCACGGCGTTTGTACTCAAAGATGGCCCTCGTGCCGTGGAGGCGACGGGCTGGCTGGTGTGTCAGCTCCCCTCTGGACTCCCTCCACTTCCTTACTTGGATGCTGCACTCCCTCTCTATAAGCGACTCCGTCACCGGGAGCGTGATAATCTGTACGACACATCAGACAAGgacgagacagacagaggaagtgaAGATAACTAGACTGGGCACTACAGGACAAAGTGACTCATAACTCGTGTAGCTGAGTAAAAACAGAAGCaggttttgtttatgttcattgtCTATGAAGACAAGAGAAGAGACCCACCTCCTGTACCAATATGTCCTCTCTAATCAGGTCAGGTGAGATGTTCCTTAGACGCTCCATTGTTTCATACATGCCCTGTAGTTCCCGAAGTTTATCCACAGAGCCGAGCATCTGTTTCAGTAGCACCAGACCCACACGAAACACTATCTTCACCCCTACAACCACAGAATTAATTGAAATTGAATCATATTTCTGGCAGagcataaataaaactgaattctTAAAACTTTTCTACTCAAACAAGTCTAAAAATGTATGCTAGATAAAGAATTTCTGCAATTTCTTCCTAAATCATTATAATTCAACTAAAGGTAAATGCAGGTAAACAGTTCAGCTATAAACAGAAAAGAGCACTGAAACTTGGATCTGAAAGGTACCTTCACAGAAGAACATGTCCCATACACGCAGCACACATGACCATGGTAAGGTGCGAGAGAAGATACACATGAACCACTCAGTCATGTAGAGAATCGGGTCAATCTTGAACTTCTTAAGGTGACGATACGCCATTGGACACGTACGCCttaagagggagaagaagatcTCGCCATCCAGCTGGATCGCTTCCTAAAAGACAGAGATGATGAGTCAATAAAGCTGAGAACACTAACATGACGGTTTGACAAAGACAGACATGAGTTAGCTAATTCACTCACCAGTCCGGCGCTGTAGTAACCAGGAAGGTACTTCTCGCATATCTGGACGAGGCACCAAAAAGCTTGCTGTGAAACAGAACCAAATTATAACAGTAAGCTTGGCAATCAACTGCATATGAGGTTGAAATGTTATCAGAAAGTAGCGAGTTGAAACACAATGGCATTGATTCCCATTTTTGTTTGCTGCTTCTTTTTGGGGCTAttcttattattgttatcaatattaatattaatatgatgattgttattattatcaattaacTAAATCTTCTCACTCATCCGTCGTCCTGTTTGTTGTGCATGAATGATGGTGAAGCTGTGATATATACGGCCTCCATGTCTATTTGTCGCAACTGAAACTGTGACCACACCTATAAtagataaagaaacattttgtttgctgCTACCAGATCAACAACAGCAACTGCCCTAGTGTCATTAGAAAAtaacacacactcccacacacagacagcttttGGCATACACCCATTTGTACGGGCGACTGAATGAGCTCAGGTTTCAAACTGTCAGAATACAGATAAGGTCGGCCCTCACATTTACAGAGAGATGCAACTGTAACTTTAGTCCCGTCTGTTTTGCACACGCTTAATATTTGCAGGACACCTTGTCGACAGTTTCAGCAGCGTCATCAGTCTGCTGTCTCCTACTATTTTTAATTTAGTAAGTAACCCCATGAAATACGAACCAAATGAAGTTACAGTTTTGTATTGGTTTCAGTTTTCAGAGCACTGCTTAAACAAAGACTTTCCATGATTACTAATCTTGTGATGTGCTAAATTCTGATGCTAACTCATCTTCCAGTATGTTCACTGGTCTCGCATGAAGTTGTAAATTATTCTGTCTAATGTATAGAGCTGTGACGataagttgattaattgattggacaatcatatcaaaataaaatgccaaCTATTTTGTTAATCTGTCATCTCAGCCATTTCTcgagcaaaaatgtcaaacatttgcttgatTTTGGACTGCGTGTCAGTCAATTGTAAGGTATTTAATTTTTCCATTCATTCTAGACTATTGGCAGTACCAACACAATGTGTTTATGACGCTATGTAGAGTAATCAGACTGTTCAGTAATCATTACAGAACACTAATGAACGCTTTTGATTTCCCTTCAAGTGAAAACCTGTACCCCAGTGTCTCTGCCCCTCACCTCAGCAGGCATATgcataagcagcactgcagccACTGGAGCCTGGGCCTGGCAGTAGCCCTCGTCAGGCCGGTAGATGGTGTAAGCCTTCAGGATCCGGTACAGATCCTGTTGCCTGCAggaacaaacaagaaaaattaTCCAGCGGCTAAATCCACAAAAATACTTGATCAGTTTATGCATCTCTCATTAACTCAGGGAACAATACAAATCAAGTTAATGGGAATCAGCCCGTAGTCTAGTGCAGACAAATGccactgaaaacacagaataaaaataatactgaCACTACATTTCAATCCGTTACCTTCTAAAAGAACATTTATTATCATAttcttaaatgtattttgatttcatatttttattaagTTCCTCATTTTCATATtgcaatcattttcttttttattaatggGTCTAAAATTTACTTTACTCTAATTTGCACCTTCTTGGTGCCAGCCCAATTTTCCATGGGATCTTTGTTTAGTTACTGACAGATATATGCACATTTGTACAGTTGTATAAAGATCCATGCAGGATCAAAAAATTGTGGTTCCTTAAAATCTCCAGTCAGTGTGTAGCTTTTACTTTCATAAATCATATATGTTTACTCTGATGTAAAACAGATTGAGGGTGTGAGGTTGTTCTTTTTACCCGTGACCACCAcgagcagcaaacatctcatgGAAGGGAAACTGTCTGTGAAGATCCTTCTCTATAATGTCCAGCCATTTAGCCTCTCCCGGCTCTCTCTCGAGCTCCTGCAGTGAAAAATAGATACAAGTTTTAGAAAAGTTCTTAGTAACTCATGGAGTCCGAATAAGCTGTCAAAGTGGATTAGACTGCAAAGCCCTGTATGAATCCACAATTGTGAGTCTTCCCcagtcaacaaaaacaatactaAGCAGACTACTGGGACCCAGGCCCAGCTGAGGCCAGACCCCCCTCCAGCATGGTCACGGAGGCAGGGCCCTGACAGG contains:
- the mylpfa gene encoding myosin regulatory light chain 2, skeletal muscle; this translates as MAPKKAKRRQAAGDGGSSNVFSMFEQSQIQEYKEAFTIIDQNRDGIISKDDLRDVLASMGQLNVKNEELEAMIKEASGPINFTVFLTMFGEKLKGADPEDVILSAFKVLDPEGTGSIKKEFLEELLTTQCDRFSKDEIKNMWAAFPPDVAGNVDYKNICYVITHGEEKEE
- the tbc1d10b gene encoding TBC1 domain family member 10B, whose product is MAELSTLSPSPPALGDPHTAPSISPSSSAVTAPSIPAPESARELAVPKSSLYNDKALTGNSPSAQSRGSALNPPSPSSPPKLTTETPLTSLVHEPAPQGEESVGKDAETGAHVIKQETTTSDPAFAGLLNTEAETPALSSEPPASPSPELNPGPNLYPNVHVTHNPNPVMDDGQFTAVQPQAAAAFNPTPAPPASTDMAATAEEEKPQQQAQNPQSLPPPLSPKPDASSEARKAELPSTPTRAEPPSPTVPLIHEPAPVLPMPRRPAPDTLSYLESASLMSGTLESLSGLGEDGSSVGSDSEINGLAVRRTDKYGFLGGNQFSETGEKDLRVEVARQREVKWLDMFYNWDKWIKHRFQKVKLRCRKGIPSSLRAKAWQMLSNSQDLLDANPGKFEELEREPGEAKWLDIIEKDLHRQFPFHEMFAARGGHGQQDLYRILKAYTIYRPDEGYCQAQAPVAAVLLMHMPAEQAFWCLVQICEKYLPGYYSAGLEAIQLDGEIFFSLLRRTCPMAYRHLKKFKIDPILYMTEWFMCIFSRTLPWSCVLRVWDMFFCEGVKIVFRVGLVLLKQMLGSVDKLRELQGMYETMERLRNISPDLIREDILVQEIITLPVTESLIERECSIQVRKWRESRGELTHQPARRLHGTRAIFEYKRRAASISSGGSFSFLGSPIPPPGPLRASSSLLSLPGFRKSKAPFHSHKKSSFSGPSGMEGLPPQSPPAVTSSPGRGPSHKPPIPPGAGQRAPTPHIQSPLVGGAASSSRGPAPASEGTTAQGQTTAPAPAQSTAPPATALAPSPKIVSEQITPTIPSPTANNSPLPPCPDSKKEAAPAADATTGEEEGGKKKKRSKEDKKKEKDDEKKKMKEKKEKEKAEKERLKKEKERLEKEKKKGGKKKDKGGGEAEDKNGATGARDSA